agagTGAGGTTCGTGTCTGAAATGAACTTACACGGGTCATGGtggtgacaacatttaaaagacatttggataggtgcatgaataaggaatgtttggaCAGATATGGGTGAAATGCAGGTAGCTGGGATTTGTTTAGTTTGGAACTATGGTCGGCGGGGGCTAGTTGGaatgaatggtctgtttccgtgctgtatgactctataactctatgtgATCGCTGCACTCGAACAGTCTGACTAGGGGCACATTACTTTCAGGATGTTGTTGGGGCCCATTGTATTTGCTGTGTATCCTGTGGCTTCAATTGTATTGCTGACCATTGTCGGCAACTTTACAGAGGCATATGGGAGCATGGGTCTCACCCTGAACGTCCACAAAATGGGAGGTGCTTCATCAACCTAGCCTGGCATGGTGCAGCAATGTCCTGCACATCAAGGTCCGCAGGGAGGCCTTGGAGAATGTTGACCACTTCCAAAACCTCGGGACTGTCCTGTCGGCCAAAGCAGTTATTGATGAGGAGATCCAGTGCCACCACAGTGTGCTAGCACAGCCTTTGGCTGCTTGAGGGAAAGGGTGTTTGAGAACAACAACATCAGATCCAATTCCGAGGACATGGAGTACAGAGCTGTGGCGGGTTCCCACCCTCCTAGATGGCTCAGAGACACAGGCTGTCTGCAGTGGACACCTCAATGCCCTGGAACAGTACCACCAAAGCTGTCTGCGCTAGATCCTGCCAATCTGCTGGAAATAAAGACGCACTGACACCAGGGCCCTCGACCAgaccaacatccccagcatcagGGCACTGGCAGCCCTTGCTCGGCTGCAACAGGCTGGGCCCATCATCCACGTGACTGACACAAGTCTCCCtgagcaggtgctctactcccagctccgAAATGTcaggcaagccccaggtggacagagggaggcgctccagtgacaccctcaaggcctcactggggaagtgcggcattcccacaggcacctgggaatcactgtCCTGCGGCCGtacaaagtggaggaggagcaacGGGGAAAGCATGAGGCACCTGGAGACTTGCCATCAAGAATAAAATGGAAGCCAGGcgaaaacagcaaaaggagcgTGCTGTCACACTAATGCGCTATCCACATGTTCCCATGACCATCACCTGATCCTTATGAATGACCACCTACAGACTCACCGTGAGAGGGGAAGAGGGTCAACTTCACCTGTGAGGGACTGCGGCTGATAATGTTACTATTGCATTTATCAGGAGTTGGGGGAGTGTCAGGAGGCCCATGGAATGTGGACATAATTGGCCGGGCAGCGTTTATCGTCCATCTCTAATTTTTCACCAgagctcttgagatgctgcttggcctgctgtgttcatccagcttcacactttgttatcttggattctccagtatctgcagttcccattatctctcatgtttCACTTTCATTTTGCAATCATTTTTCCCTTGTCTGAGCAATACATCTGAAAATGTCTCCTGACGTCCTGATGGTATGGCTGCAGAGTTGGGGTCTAGCGCTTTGGCTTTTGAGGGAGATGACACTGGAGTTCAGATCATTGGACGCTCTAGCAGCtccgatgggttgaatggcctcgcCCTTTCCGGAAATGTTTCTCAATCGAATTATTGCCATTTCCCAGCAACTGAAGTGTCGGTCTGGCTGGGTCATTCCGATACCGAAAGGAATTCCTCAAACCTTTCTGCGATCTATTCTTCCGGAGACTGAGGACTCAATGATTCCTTTTATTCTGATTGGTCCCAAACTATCATTGATCCAATCAGTGTGAAGGTCCCTGAGTGAACCCGGAACAGGGTTTGAGTTCAGCCCAGGGTGCAGCTCGCAGTCTGAGACATTTCGCTGGAAAATGATTTCTCACCCATTTCTCCTCCCACGCCGGAGACTGAAGGCACAATGATCAGACTGTTAGTGCTCGGGCTTCTGTGTGGAGAGCTCTCTGCCGGTGGGTAACTGGGGGGCAATGCCAGGCAGGGTCCAGGTGCATTAGTCCTCAGTCAGTCAGCAATGGGATGTTGGGGTCAGTACTAGTCTGGGTCCTGGTGCATTAGTCCTCAGTCAGAGAGCAATGGGATGTGGGGGGCAGTACCAGGCTGCGTCCTGGTGCATTAGTCCTCAGTCAGTCAGTAATGGGATGTTGGGGTCAGTACCAGGCTGCGTCCTGGTGCATTAGTCCTCAGTCAGTCAGCAATGGGATGTTGGGGTCAGTACCAGGCTGGGTCCTGGTGCATTAGTCCTCAGTCAACGGGGTAAGAGgatgtggcggggggggggggggtgcgcggtgGCGGTAGTGCCTGGTTAGGTACGATGACTTTAACACTCAATCATGTTACTGTTaggataaaaaagtgtggagctggatgaacacatcttcgtaggtgctgcttggcctgctgtgttcatccagctccacacttttttaaaatctcggattctccaacatctgcagttcccattatctctgatactgttaGAATAGTTGACCCTTGAGAGTTTGTACAACCATGGGTAGCTCTGTTTCAAGGTACTATTATGTTTCACTTTAAATTTTGGAGCAGAATGCCCTATTTTGTTTAAGCAGGTACGGGTCACTTTATAGGACAGGTATATTTCCTACATCCATGTTTGTGAGCATTTCTCCTGCACTAATAAATCGGAACTGATTAGAATGTTTCCGTCTCTGATGGTTTTGAATATTTGAATAATACGCAATTCTTTGACCTCTTACACGCTCAGTAAATAAGGTAGTCAGGAAGATTTcaactctgagataatgggaattgccgatgctggagaatccaagataacaaagtgtgcagctggatgaacacagcaggccaagcagcatctcaggagcacaaaagctgatttttcgggccgagacccttacggaaacgtcagcttttgtgcacctaagatgctgcttggcctgctgtgttcatccagcccgacactttgttaccttagatTTCAGCTCTGTATTCTTTATCCCTTTGCATGGGAATCACCATTTTGTAGAGTGCAACTTAGTTGTGACTGTTGATTATACTATTGAAGTAAATAACCAAATATACTGTTGCAACCACAGCACATACAGCTGGAATTGGAATACAACATTTGGAGCTATTGCAATCAAAAAAGACACATTATTAATCAGGTTTCACAGTATTAAGAAAATTCAAGGGAGTGAATACATATTTTTACCTGGGACCATGAACAGATGTGGTTAAAaatgacagctcaccaccacactcTCGAGGAAATTCGGGATGGGCAGAAAATGCTGCCCtaaacagtgatgcccacatgctatgaatgaagaaaataaactgtTTTTGGGTGTTCCATTATGTGTGATATTGCTGTGGAGATGGGTGGAGCTCAGTGGGACTCCTTATTTTGAGTTTAGCTTCCTGAATTTAGTTAGGGCTCAGTCAGCCGGCAAGTATAATGCAATGTTTGGAAAAGCACAGAGAGACCCTAAAGAATGAAGCTGGAAACACTCAGAAGGCCAGTCAGTGGAAATAGTTCGTCAACACTGACGGGAGACTGAGGTGTTCGAACTTTTAAGGCAGCGGCAGAGCAAAGGTGGAGATGTGATAGAGGTGAAGGCCAGAACAGATAAAATAACAGAAGGTCTCATAGTGCAACATCCAGAAAGGGTATGCAGTTTTAAGTGGCTTATGTAGGTCAGTTTTTAGCCACTGTTAATCTCCAGCATGGTGATAGTGTGGAAttagtaatgccactgaatgtcaagatgGATGGTTAGACTCTATATTGTTTGAGGGTTTTGTGGTGGTCATTGCCTGTGAATTGTGTGGTGTTGCTTGGCACATATCAGCCCAATCCTGAATCTTGTCCAGGTCTTTCTTAATTTGAACTTGGACTGCTTAATGTAGATGATTCGGACTTGGGGATCCAAGCATAATGTGTCAAagcttgcaaatgacactaagttGAGTGGTGGagaaaagtgtgcagaggacactgaaagtctgcagaaggacatggatcagttaagtgagtgggcatgggtctggtagatggagtactatgttgataaatgtgagatcatccattttggtagcaataacagcaaaatggaataTTATTGAAGTGATGAAAAATATACTGCAAcatactgctgtgcagagggagctgggtgtctttgtgcatgaatcacaaagtgCTGGTTTGCGGGTGCAGtgggtaattaggaaggcaaatggaacattgtccttcattgctagaggaatGGAGTTCAAAAGtggggaggctatgctgcagctttacagggtgctggtgaggccaggAGTGCTGTGTATTGTTGTGGTCACCATACTTGAGGAAGGAtggactggcactggaggggtaCAGAGGCAATTCATAAGGTTGATTCTGATGTTGAAAGGTTTGGCTTATGttgagagattgagtagactaggactATCCTCACTGGAATTTTAAAGCATGAGGGGGGACACCTTTATAGGAATGTATAAtataatgaagggaatagatcAGATAGAATCAGGGAGGTTGTTCCCACTGGTTGAACTAGGGAGCCTCAAATAGTGAGACcaaatttaggactgagttgggGAGGAACTCCTTcaccaaaaggttgtgaatctatggaatgccctgccccatgaagcagttgaggccacctaattgaatgtttttaaggcaaagatagatttttgaacagtgaaggaattgaaggtagtggtgagcgTGTGGGTAAGTGAGtctatgaaaagatcagccatgggcttattgaatggaggagcaggctcaaggggccagatggctcctgtttcttatgttcttatgttgatTATCAGCGGAGTTGTGAATGGTACGGAATATTGTGCAGTTATCTGCCAACATCCCTgtgtctgaccttatgatggagggagaaTCAGTATTGAAACACTAGAAGAGGGTGCAATGACTgcatagaggctggtatcccgtcaccatgtcaccttttatttatttgtgcacagtacactggctgtggccagccagcctggagtcagtcccctgaactgaggagatccTCATTTCCTGATTATATTAGTAGGTCAGGGCTTTCCTAAGTGGCCCAGCTGAGCAACACCGAACAATGATCTTTTAGTCAAcaaggtcaacctggttccaGTGGTTGAGTCTGGAGAAAACTCTGCAGTAAGATCCTGGAGATGAGCTGACCGACCTCCTAAAACCACCATCATCTTCCTTTGTCCCACTTAAGACTTTAGCCAGTGGAGAGATTTCTAATGATTTCCCAGTGCCTGTGGCTTTGCTTGGTCAAATGTATGATGCTGTACTTGGTGAAATGTGGCTTTGAATTCAAGAGCTGCCACTTTCACCTCATCTGTGGAGTTCAGctgtttttgtctttgttttcttgGTTGGACTGTAATGAGATGAGAAGCTGTGCTTCAGCGAAAAGCAAACCAAATGTTATTAAACAATTTATTGCTGACCTTGATAACTCCCTCAGCAACCCCATTAATCATCTTGCTGATGACCAAGAGTAGCCTGATGTGATGGGAACTTTGTATTGGATTTAACCTGCCTTTTGTGCACAGGACAATACCTGGCCATTGCTGAGCCAATGTCAGTGTTGTCCCTATATTAGGACAGCTTAGCAAAGATGTAGGGAATTTGGGAGTACAAGTCTTTCGTACTATTACAAGAAAATTGTCAGGAttcatagcctttgcagcatccagtgtcttcagtcatttcttgatgtcacaaagactgaatggaattggctgaagacaggaATCTGTGATGTGGACACCATAGGAGGAGAGGAcagtggatcatccacttgaccCTTCCGGCTGAAGGTGTTTACAGCAGCTTCAGCTTTGTCGTTCAGCTGGGCCatggggatatttctggagcTTCATCCTGTTGTGAATTGCTTGCGACCACCACACTCACAACTTGGTGAAAGACGATTACAGAGCTGGATGTCAGACCTGTCGATTGTGGTATGGCTTGATTTTCTCCATTGCGAGTTGGTACCACTGTTTGACATGCAAAAGTCCTGTAGCTTCACCACATTGACAGCTTACTTTTAGGTCTGCCAGGTGCTGCTCCTGGCTTGCCTTCCTGCGCTCTTCATTGAACTGGCGTTATGATCCTAAATGATATTACTTCGACACAACTCAATTCTCAGAATGACATTTATTAAGATAGTTTTTTTATGTGCCGATTGTCCGTGGGACATTCACAGAGGTTACGAATTTCCTTATACAGAATTGCGGTTTTTAACATAATTTGTTGAAAAAAATTAAGGTATCCAATTATAGAAGACAGTTAGAAAAATATCAAGATAACAGCAAAACCaagtttcaacctgtttcccAACACTACCCAATGACATGAAACACcgaaacagaaaataggagcaggagaggatataggtttaaggtgagagggcaaagatttaaaagggacccaagggacatctttttaatgcagagggtggtgctagAGGAtctgttggaggctggtacaattgcagcatttaaaaaaacatctggatgggtatatgaataggaagggttttgcgGGCtctgggtcaaatgctgacaaaggtATAAATCTAGTCACAGtgggcgtggatgagttggactgaagggtctgtttctgagctgtgtaTCTCAATGGCACTGTGACTgtgagcagaccatttggcccttcaagcctgcaccacaaTTCAAGTCGTTCCtgactgatcatgcaatttcaggactccattcccgctttctctccatacccctcgaTCCACATCCAGCTCACTCTTGAGCATATCGAGCAAACTGGCTCCAACAGTTTTGAGTCTTAGAGAATTCCAAGGGTTCACAGCTCACAGCCAGTCCCACTCTCCTGTCTTTGTCGCTTTACTCTGCAATTTCCATCTCTTCAAGTAATTATCCAATATTTGATTGAAAGTCTCAATTGAATCTTCCACCATCACACtcccaatcactgcatcctaatcTTCCAAAGGGTCAGTATTCAAATCTCTGCCTTTCCTGCTACATTCTCTCAAAGATTTGCTTGGTGTACAGAATTCTGAGGCCAGTGTGCCGTGACGATTTACGATCAGTCTGTGTGGAACCTCAGAGCAGCTGTGTGGTATTCTGATGGATATTAATGATCCAGATCTGTACAGACAACATACTACAATTTGCAAACAATGCAAATCTTGCAGCATTGTAAACGATGACGAGGATCCTGACAGACTTCAAGAGGAGACGGAAATGTGGGTAGAACGGGCCAACAAGTGGCAACTCAAATTTAATGTGCAAAAATGCCAATTTATACTTTTTGACAGGAAGAAAAAAGAAGTCAAAAGAGGGGTAATATTCCAAAGCCTATGTGGAGACCTGGAGCTATATGTGTAAAAATAATAAGAGCCAGGCAGGCTGGTTCAGAAAGCGGAAGGTGGGAACCTGACCTCCTGAATACAGGCGTAGAGTATAAAGTGAGGTGTGAGTGGAAACGTGTGACCGGTCTTTTGAGCTGCATACCCTATTGGATTTCCTCTCTGTGTTTCAGAAACTCACTCTCTTCGGTATTTCCTGAGTGCTATGACTCCAGTTTCTGGTTACCCGCAGTTTGTCATTGTTGGATATGTGGACGGGGTCCAGTTTATCAAGTACGACGGCGATCAGAAGGTGTTGATTCCTCGGGAACAGTGGATGGTGGAGAGCGAGGGACGTAAGGCCTGGTTGCGGAAACTATACCTTGCCCAGTTGCAGGAGCTGGATTTCAGAGCCTTTGTTCCCAGGATCATGGAACGGATCAACCAGACAAGTGGTGAGTCCATACCACCCCACTGCTCGGATTCTCCGGGGGGGTTACTTGGAAccgaggagcaggaataggccattcagcccctctagcttGTTCCATTTTTCATTGAAACCATGGCTGATCCGTGGCCTAAATCCACATACTCGTTTTTGGTCCGTGTCCCTTAAAAGCTGTGTTTATCAAAAATGCATCTGTCACAGATTTAGAAATTGACAACTGACCCAGCAACCTTTGCCATTTGTtgcaaacatctaccaccctttgtgtgtcgGAGTGCTTCGTAACATCTCTGTTAGGACAGTCTGGACCCACCCCTAGTGAGTCCCCAACCAGTGGGAAAAAAATTCTTATCGACTGTGTCCCTTTCCCTGTTTCATATCTCGTTGTTCTGCAGGTTCAGGGGTTATTTGGGGAAAGCCATGTGGGGAGTTGATGTTGTTTTGATCAGTTCCAGACAGAGTTTCTCGTGGAGATGAACCCTGTTGGCAGTTCACATTTCTGATTAACAGGGATGATGGTCTGTCTCTGACTGGCAACTTGTGTTTCTGATTGACAGGGATCTACACATACCAGATGATGACTGGCTGTGACCTGAGGGACGATGTGGTTCTGGTTGGGTTCAATCAGTACGCGTGGAATGGACGAGATGTCCTCAGCTTTGACAAGGAGCACATGGTGTGGGTGAGCCCGGTTCCTTGGGGAGAGAGCATCAAAAACAGGTGGGACCAGGACGTGTCAGGCAACCGGCAATGGAAGCAATACCTGGAGAAGGAGTGTGGCACATGGCTGAGGAAATACCTGGAGTACGGACAGAGAGAACTGGAAGTTGGTGAgtgaggcagggagtgagggtcagtgagtgaatgagtggggatggggagggaagtgCTGTGAGTCAAGGGCCTATTTTGATCGCATCTGATATTATTACATGACAAATTAGATCATGGACAAGATCCTAAGATTGCGTGATCTTATTTTGATGGATAATGTACTTTCTGTTGAGGTTCATTCAGATTTTCTTTTGTCAgctttaaaaggaatctggatgggtccatgaataggaagggtttagactgatatgggccaaatagagGCAAATGAGACAACATTAAAGTAGGATATTTGTTCAGCATGAATGGGTtagcccaaagggtctgtttctgtgctgtacaactctaaaaCTCTTTAACTCAAATGGTGCCACTCAGCTTTCGGACTGTCTCATAAATTTGTGACAGAGATATAAAGAGTTGTTTCTGAACTTTAGTTTATTAACTTTAATTTAAGTACTCCACATGCATCATTTCCATATGTTAGATTGAAACGACTAAATACTGTGCATGTCTAATTTCCCAATCCTTAACGTCGTATAAGAAGATAGAAATAAACACATCTTCCACCTATGAAACAGATCCAATTATTATTAAACACCCAGGAAAAGTATAAACCTGTTAATGTCtttgagaaataaaaagaaacaaaccagCATTTGGATCGGACTGACAACCCACCCTTGGTACAGTACCCAAGTCAGATCTTGTACAGTACTCACTGCAGGATCCTGATATTTAACACCTCAGTGGATTTAAGTAATTTATAAATTTAATTTTGGAATGGAGCCGCAGATAATTCTTGGAAGGAACTGTCATACACCTGAACTTCAACATACTCGGCTAGAAGCAACCTTTTCAGGGCTTTATCCCAACATATCTGGTCTAGGACGAACAAGAACTGTTCACTCTAAGGTAATCTTTCAGGATACACTCTTCTTGCCTCCAGAACACTGGTCTACATAGCCATCCTGTTCCAAGAATTTCAGAGAATGGCTCAAAACCAAAACTAAAATTGCCGTTTCTAATCTGTGGGTCTGACTCTTTATCTTAGAAAAAGCCTCTTCTGACCTTCTACAGCAAAGCTCGTTCATATAGTTACATCATAAAACTCGACCAAAATACATACAATTGAGTTAATTTGAAGTTAAGTCTCAACCTATTCACTATGGCTGCAAAAATACTCTCAAGTTAATGCTTAACTCTCAAGCATACGTGAAGCTCACCACCGAATGAACTCAGAAACCCAAACTGGCAATAAATAACATTTGTTCATAAATATAGATAAATAGACCCCACAGTTTTCTTTACAGGGAGCATGTCGGGGATTGAGGCAGTCAGACTGAGTGTTTTGGGGTAGCTGCGTAAGAGGGGAGGGCGTGTGGTTGAGGTGAGACTTGTTCAGTTGACTGGTGCCTGGGCCTTTCTCTATCCTGATGTTCGTGCACTGACTCATGTTCCTCTCTCCCTCAGCTGCCCCCATTGTGTCCCTTACCCGTCTGGGCGATTCCAACCGGCTGTCCTGTCTCGTCACCGGGTTTTACCCCCAAGCCATCGAGGTGACTCTGTGGAGGGATGGAGTGTTGATCGATGAGACCCTGTCCACTGGAATCTTACCCAATCATGACAGGACCTACCAGATCCGGAAATGGATAGAATTTGATCCGGTGGATCAGGCCGAGTACTCCTGTCGGGTGGAACACAGTGGGCTGGAGGACAAGCTGGTGGTGATTTATGGTAAGAACTTTTTCTCATTATTAGGATAGAGAGGGGGCAAAAATATTGACATCAGTGTGTCACATTGCTCGCACCATTGCTGGAGAGCAGTCATAAAGACAGTGAATCCAGGGGTGCTATGGTAGGACATA
The genomic region above belongs to Stegostoma tigrinum isolate sSteTig4 chromosome 34, sSteTig4.hap1, whole genome shotgun sequence and contains:
- the LOC125446296 gene encoding class I histocompatibility antigen, F10 alpha chain-like, encoding MIRLLVLGLLCGELSAETHSLRYFLSAMTPVSGYPQFVIVGYVDGVQFIKYDGDQKVLIPREQWMVESEGRKAWLRKLYLAQLQELDFRAFVPRIMERINQTSGIYTYQMMTGCDLRDDVVLVGFNQYAWNGRDVLSFDKEHMVWVSPVPWGESIKNRWDQDVSGNRQWKQYLEKECGTWLRKYLEYGQRELEVAAPIVSLTRLGDSNRLSCLVTGFYPQAIEVTLWRDGVLIDETLSTGILPNHDRTYQIRKWIEFDPVDQAEYSCRVEHSGLEDKLVVIYDPTSLSQVPVIVGVVFGVLGIIAVAVGVVIIYKKKGGEKKKYSPTNASDETSSSSVIS